In the genome of Candidatus Reidiella endopervernicosa, one region contains:
- the argS gene encoding arginine--tRNA ligase produces MKQQIKQLVEQALAQMKADDLLPADTQPQLHIERTRDRSHGDFASNVAMTLAKAARRKPREIAELLVERLPESAGVKRVDIAGPGFINFTLAADAYHTVVGEIMQQSEQYGRSTIGEGKSVQVEYVSANPTGPLHVGHGRGAAYGATVADLLEAVGFSVHREYYVNDAGRQMDILATSVWLRYLSLAGVEFEFPANGYKGEYVWDIAATLHRNHDNRLAHPAETVFDGVPADEPAGGDKETHIDGLIARAKTLLGKARYREVFDLGLSTILDDIRADLKGFGVKYEEWFSERSLVESGKVDEAIEQLKKSGHVYEKKGALWFRSTEFGDEKDRVVVRDNGIKTYFASDIAYHWHKLDRGFDRVIDIWGADHHGYVPRVKAALTAMGDKEDADKLDVLLVQFASLFRGGEKVQMSTRSGSFVTLRELRQEVGSDAARFFYVMRKCEQHMDFDLDLAKSQSNDNPMYYIQYAHARVCSVQRQLTEKKLERDEARGASNLHLLHEPHEESLMVALSRYPELVEGAALSHEPHQLAHYLRELANEFHTYYNAHPFLIEDQPELRDARLNLISATRQVLANGLNLLGISAPESM; encoded by the coding sequence TTGAAACAGCAGATCAAACAACTCGTAGAACAGGCACTGGCGCAGATGAAGGCCGACGACCTGCTCCCTGCCGACACCCAGCCCCAACTCCACATCGAGCGCACCCGTGACCGCAGCCACGGAGACTTTGCCAGCAATGTAGCAATGACCCTGGCCAAGGCGGCGCGTCGCAAACCTCGTGAGATTGCCGAGCTGCTGGTCGAGCGTCTGCCTGAATCCGCCGGTGTGAAGAGGGTCGATATTGCTGGTCCCGGTTTTATTAACTTCACCCTCGCCGCCGATGCCTACCACACCGTGGTTGGTGAGATCATGCAGCAGAGCGAGCAGTACGGTCGCAGCACCATCGGTGAAGGAAAATCGGTACAGGTCGAATATGTCTCTGCTAACCCCACCGGCCCGCTGCACGTCGGTCACGGTCGAGGCGCCGCCTACGGCGCCACTGTCGCCGATCTGCTCGAAGCGGTCGGTTTTTCGGTTCACCGCGAATACTACGTTAACGATGCCGGACGACAGATGGACATCCTCGCCACCAGCGTCTGGCTACGCTACCTGTCATTGGCTGGAGTCGAGTTCGAATTCCCCGCCAACGGCTACAAGGGTGAGTATGTCTGGGATATCGCCGCCACCTTGCACCGCAACCACGATAACAGGCTGGCCCATCCTGCCGAGACGGTGTTTGATGGCGTCCCTGCTGACGAACCCGCCGGTGGCGACAAAGAGACCCACATCGACGGCTTGATCGCCCGCGCCAAAACGCTGCTGGGCAAGGCGCGCTACCGCGAGGTGTTCGACCTCGGCCTCAGCACCATCCTCGATGACATTCGTGCCGACCTTAAGGGGTTTGGCGTTAAATATGAGGAGTGGTTCTCGGAACGCTCACTGGTCGAATCGGGCAAGGTCGACGAGGCGATCGAACAGCTGAAAAAATCGGGTCATGTCTACGAAAAGAAGGGGGCACTCTGGTTCCGCTCCACCGAGTTCGGTGATGAGAAGGATCGTGTCGTGGTCCGCGACAATGGCATTAAGACCTACTTCGCCTCCGATATCGCCTACCACTGGCACAAACTCGACCGCGGCTTCGACCGCGTCATCGATATCTGGGGTGCCGATCACCACGGCTATGTACCACGGGTAAAGGCAGCACTGACCGCAATGGGCGACAAGGAGGATGCCGACAAACTCGATGTGCTGCTGGTGCAGTTCGCCAGCCTCTTCCGCGGCGGAGAGAAGGTACAGATGTCGACTCGCTCCGGCTCCTTCGTCACCCTGCGCGAACTGCGCCAGGAGGTCGGCTCCGATGCGGCACGCTTCTTCTACGTGATGCGCAAATGCGAGCAGCACATGGACTTCGACCTCGATCTGGCCAAGTCGCAGAGCAACGACAACCCGATGTACTACATCCAGTACGCCCACGCCCGCGTCTGCAGCGTGCAGCGTCAGCTAACAGAGAAAAAACTGGAACGCGATGAAGCACGCGGTGCATCCAATCTGCACCTGCTGCACGAGCCACACGAGGAGAGCCTGATGGTCGCCCTGTCACGCTACCCCGAGTTGGTCGAGGGCGCGGCACTCAGCCACGAGCCACATCAACTCGCCCACTATCTGCGTGAGCTGGCCAATGAGTTCCACACCTACTACAACGCCCACCCGTTTCTGATTGAGGATCAGCCTGAGCTACGCGATGCGCGCCTCAATCTGATCAGCGCCACCCGCCAGGTGCTGGCCAATGGTCTCAATCTGCTCGGCATCTCTGCGCCGGAGAGCATGTGA
- a CDS encoding primosomal protein N': protein MSDPAVILRIAVPTPLYRLFDYLPPKDCDTTQLQPGLRLQIPFGRTKVVGLLVEVSDESEFELKRLRRAYHLLDQEPLFDTTLLKLLVWSAHYYHHPIGEALATALPVLLRQGHAAEVRGEQQWQITDAGLNKDPLELKRAPRQATLLNRLKAHPEGVTSEALSDLEGDWRGALRALINKGLVEVNERPCLEAADSSATALIDLNSLQQQAVDAVLDAGSGFNAWLLEGVTGSGKTEVYLHMIRAVIDRGEQVLVLIPEIGLTPQLVERFRRLGVALAVLHSGLSNRERLCAWLAASSGTAPVVIGTRSALFTPLARPGLIVVDEEHDLSYKQQDGFRYHARDLAVLRARHHKIPIVLGTATPSLESLHNLNQQRYKRLHLPERVGNAIHPKLRLLDVRSLPMEDGLSPPLLESIRHHLDKGGQVLLFLNRRGFAPTLFCHDCGWIADCPRCDHHYTLHQRAVALRCHHCDTHRPLPEQCPDCGSPDLRPLGLGTERIETALSSHFPEVGHVRIDRDTTRNKGAMEEKLALAHSGEARILIGTQMLAKGHHLPDVTLVAILDIDQALYGADFRATERMAQLVVQVAGRAGRAERPGEVVIQTHHPENPLLNSLLTDGYARFAEAALAERNLADLPPNCRYALLRADATDSQAPFTFLERARELGSAYGINEVMLLGPIPAPMPRRAGRYRAQLLLQASDRAPLQQLLTGLIPQLESEKSARKVRWSIDIDPMEIF, encoded by the coding sequence ATGTCCGACCCCGCCGTGATCCTTCGAATCGCCGTCCCCACCCCCCTCTATCGTCTCTTCGACTATCTGCCACCCAAGGATTGCGATACCACGCAGCTTCAACCCGGTCTCAGGCTACAGATCCCCTTCGGTCGGACCAAGGTGGTCGGCCTGCTGGTCGAGGTTTCCGATGAGAGTGAATTCGAACTCAAGCGGTTGCGACGCGCCTATCATCTGCTCGACCAGGAACCGCTCTTTGATACCACGCTGCTCAAACTGCTGGTCTGGAGCGCCCACTACTATCACCACCCAATTGGTGAGGCACTCGCTACCGCCCTGCCAGTGCTGCTGCGCCAGGGTCATGCCGCTGAGGTGCGCGGTGAACAGCAGTGGCAGATAACCGATGCCGGCCTCAACAAGGATCCGCTGGAACTGAAACGTGCCCCACGGCAAGCCACGCTGCTTAATCGCCTCAAGGCCCATCCTGAAGGTGTGACCAGTGAGGCGCTCTCCGACCTGGAGGGTGACTGGCGCGGTGCACTGCGTGCCCTGATCAATAAAGGGCTGGTCGAGGTCAACGAGCGCCCCTGCCTTGAGGCAGCCGATAGCTCCGCCACGGCTTTGATCGATCTTAATTCGCTGCAACAGCAGGCGGTCGATGCGGTACTCGATGCCGGTAGCGGCTTTAACGCCTGGCTCCTGGAGGGGGTGACCGGTAGCGGCAAGACTGAGGTCTACCTGCATATGATCCGTGCCGTTATCGATCGTGGTGAGCAGGTTCTGGTACTGATCCCAGAGATTGGCCTTACGCCCCAGCTGGTCGAACGTTTTCGCCGTCTCGGTGTAGCGCTTGCGGTGCTCCACTCCGGTCTGAGTAACCGCGAACGCCTCTGCGCCTGGCTGGCCGCCAGCAGCGGCACTGCACCGGTGGTGATCGGCACGCGATCGGCGCTATTCACACCACTGGCGAGGCCGGGGCTCATTGTGGTCGATGAGGAGCACGACCTCTCCTACAAACAGCAGGACGGTTTCCGCTACCACGCCCGCGACCTGGCAGTACTGCGCGCCCGCCATCACAAGATTCCGATCGTACTCGGCACCGCCACCCCATCCCTGGAGAGCCTGCATAACCTCAACCAGCAACGCTACAAACGACTGCATCTTCCAGAGCGTGTCGGTAACGCCATCCATCCCAAGCTACGTCTGCTCGATGTTCGCAGCCTGCCGATGGAGGATGGCCTCTCACCACCGCTGCTCGAGTCGATACGCCACCACCTCGACAAGGGTGGTCAGGTACTGCTGTTTCTCAATCGCCGTGGCTTCGCCCCCACCCTCTTCTGCCACGACTGCGGCTGGATCGCTGACTGTCCGCGTTGTGACCATCACTACACCCTGCACCAGCGCGCCGTAGCGCTGCGCTGCCACCACTGCGACACCCACCGCCCGCTACCCGAACAGTGTCCCGACTGCGGTAGCCCCGATCTGCGACCACTGGGGCTCGGTACCGAACGGATCGAGACCGCACTCAGCAGTCACTTCCCCGAGGTCGGCCATGTACGTATCGACCGCGACACCACCCGCAATAAGGGGGCTATGGAGGAGAAACTGGCGCTGGCACATAGCGGTGAGGCGCGCATCCTGATCGGCACCCAGATGCTCGCCAAGGGACACCACCTGCCCGACGTCACCCTGGTGGCGATTCTCGATATCGACCAGGCGCTCTACGGTGCCGATTTCCGTGCCACCGAACGGATGGCGCAGCTGGTGGTTCAGGTCGCGGGGCGTGCCGGTCGTGCCGAACGTCCCGGCGAGGTAGTGATCCAAACCCACCACCCCGAGAATCCACTGCTCAACTCACTGCTAACCGACGGCTACGCACGTTTCGCTGAGGCAGCACTCGCTGAACGCAATCTCGCCGACCTGCCTCCCAACTGCCGTTATGCGCTGCTACGCGCCGACGCAACCGATAGTCAGGCCCCCTTCACCTTCCTCGAGCGCGCACGTGAGCTTGGCAGTGCCTACGGTATTAACGAGGTCATGCTACTCGGCCCGATTCCGGCTCCGATGCCACGCCGCGCCGGACGTTATCGAGCCCAGCTGCTGCTGCAGGCCTCCGATCGCGCTCCGCTACAGCAGTTACTCACCGGCCTGATTCCACAGCTGGAGAGTGAGAAGAGCGCCCGCAAGGTACGCTGGTCGATCGATATCGACCCGATGGAGATCTTCTAG
- a CDS encoding pyridoxamine 5'-phosphate oxidase family protein: MGMHHEISPELQQWIEAQSLYFVASAPLTEDGHINLSPRGYDTLRITGPLELVFLDLTGSGNETAAQLAENGRITVMLCAFSGDPKILRLYGRGEVLLPDSGEWDTLRGLFDEDLPGVRQIVRISVDMVKTSCGFGVPLMEPVGERKKLLEWAEKKGESGIREYWQKKNAVSIDNLPAQGRSQP, from the coding sequence ATGGGAATGCATCATGAGATCTCACCCGAACTACAACAGTGGATTGAAGCTCAATCCCTCTATTTTGTCGCCTCGGCACCCCTGACCGAGGATGGTCATATCAATCTCTCACCGCGCGGTTACGACACACTGCGCATTACCGGCCCACTCGAGCTGGTTTTTCTCGACTTGACCGGTAGCGGTAACGAAACGGCGGCCCAACTGGCCGAGAATGGGCGCATTACCGTGATGCTCTGCGCCTTTAGCGGCGATCCCAAGATACTTCGCCTCTACGGCCGCGGTGAGGTGCTACTACCCGATAGCGGCGAATGGGACACTCTTCGCGGACTGTTTGATGAAGATCTTCCGGGGGTACGCCAAATCGTCCGTATCAGCGTCGACATGGTAAAGACCTCCTGCGGCTTCGGCGTACCGCTGATGGAGCCGGTTGGGGAGCGAAAAAAGCTGCTTGAGTGGGCTGAAAAGAAGGGAGAGAGCGGCATCCGTGAATATTGGCAGAAAAAGAATGCCGTCAGTATCGATAACCTGCCCGCGCAGGGCCGATCCCAGCCATAG
- a CDS encoding NAD(P)-binding protein has protein sequence MTDKTLNFRRYEDGDQSPRTWSEEIFQASWSHKCPTYVHKTPPCQGSCPSGHDIRGWLSIVRGIEKPAGDMSWQEYAFRRATDSNPFPGIMGRVCPAPCQDGCNRNEVEDFVGINSVEHYLGNYALENNLTFSKPDSETGKKVAIIGGGPAGMAAAFQLRRKGHGATIFDDHVELGGMMRYGIPGYRTPRNVLDGEIKRIIDMGVETRMETRIGRDVTMEEIEKEFDAILITIGAQSGRGLPVPGGDASNCVSGVSFLSAFNHGRLQHVGKKVVVVGGGDTAMDVVSVARRLGNITNVHENDRPENVILGQTAHDVATVATKEGAEVQLVYRRPVDKMPAAKHEVVAAENEGVTITGSLNPVEVVLDADGRAKALRVVRVEWNGNESSIVEGSEMDIEADLIVGAIGQTGDLSGMEDFNNGRGLIDSDSNFQVKGKEGLFVAGDIIRPHLLTTAIGQASVAVDSIDHYLNKQEMVKRPKVDVHHFDLMMKLEETDHTPANFEAAGREEVSKEEGFAKEIDLGLRGTSENDWAVHNFEDRSRFEIIPSNDLFLGHYEETPRHIRNELDVNAEEVLGHFEERLQPLSEEDVRAEADRCMSCGMCFECDNCVVFCPQEAVKKTPKQDSTLGRYVYTDYSRCIGCHICADVCPTGYIEMGMGE, from the coding sequence ATGACGGACAAGACTCTTAACTTCCGCCGCTACGAAGATGGCGATCAATCACCACGCACCTGGTCTGAAGAGATCTTCCAGGCGAGCTGGAGCCACAAGTGCCCGACCTATGTGCACAAAACCCCACCCTGTCAGGGTAGCTGCCCCTCGGGCCACGACATCCGTGGTTGGCTGAGTATCGTTCGTGGTATCGAGAAGCCTGCGGGTGATATGAGCTGGCAGGAGTACGCCTTCCGCCGTGCCACCGACTCCAACCCTTTCCCCGGCATCATGGGTCGAGTCTGCCCAGCACCGTGTCAGGATGGCTGTAACCGCAACGAGGTCGAAGACTTTGTCGGCATCAACTCGGTTGAGCACTACCTCGGCAACTACGCACTTGAGAACAACCTGACCTTCAGCAAGCCCGATAGCGAGACTGGTAAGAAGGTCGCGATCATCGGTGGCGGACCTGCCGGTATGGCAGCAGCCTTCCAGCTGCGCCGCAAGGGCCACGGCGCCACCATCTTCGACGACCACGTCGAGCTGGGCGGCATGATGCGCTACGGCATCCCGGGCTACCGTACCCCGCGTAACGTGCTTGATGGCGAGATCAAACGCATCATCGACATGGGTGTTGAGACCCGTATGGAGACTCGCATCGGTCGTGACGTCACCATGGAAGAGATCGAGAAAGAGTTCGACGCCATCCTGATCACCATCGGCGCTCAGTCAGGCCGCGGCCTGCCAGTCCCTGGCGGTGACGCCTCCAACTGCGTATCCGGCGTCTCCTTCCTCTCCGCATTCAACCACGGCCGCTTGCAGCACGTCGGCAAGAAGGTTGTGGTTGTCGGTGGTGGTGATACCGCCATGGACGTTGTCTCCGTTGCCCGCCGTCTCGGCAACATCACCAACGTCCACGAGAACGACCGCCCTGAGAATGTCATCCTCGGTCAGACCGCACACGATGTTGCTACCGTCGCCACCAAAGAGGGCGCCGAGGTGCAGCTGGTCTACCGTCGCCCGGTCGACAAGATGCCTGCAGCCAAGCACGAGGTTGTGGCGGCTGAGAACGAAGGTGTCACCATCACCGGCAGCCTCAACCCCGTCGAGGTCGTACTCGACGCGGATGGTCGCGCCAAGGCACTACGCGTTGTACGTGTTGAGTGGAACGGCAACGAATCCAGCATCGTTGAGGGTTCCGAAATGGATATCGAGGCCGACCTGATCGTTGGCGCGATCGGCCAGACCGGTGATCTATCCGGCATGGAAGATTTCAATAATGGTCGTGGCCTGATCGACTCCGACAGCAACTTCCAGGTTAAGGGCAAGGAGGGGCTGTTTGTCGCAGGCGACATCATCCGTCCTCACCTGTTGACCACTGCGATCGGCCAGGCGTCAGTCGCCGTCGATAGTATCGACCACTACCTGAACAAGCAGGAGATGGTTAAACGTCCCAAGGTTGATGTACACCACTTCGATCTGATGATGAAACTCGAAGAGACTGACCATACACCCGCTAATTTTGAGGCTGCTGGCCGCGAAGAGGTCTCCAAGGAGGAGGGCTTTGCCAAGGAGATCGATCTCGGCCTACGTGGCACCTCAGAGAACGATTGGGCGGTTCACAACTTCGAAGATCGCTCACGCTTTGAGATCATCCCTTCAAATGACCTCTTCCTTGGTCACTATGAAGAGACACCGCGCCACATTCGCAATGAGCTCGATGTGAACGCTGAGGAGGTTCTGGGACACTTCGAGGAGCGTCTGCAGCCACTGAGCGAAGAGGATGTTCGTGCTGAGGCCGATCGCTGCATGAGCTGCGGCATGTGCTTCGAGTGTGACAACTGCGTCGTCTTCTGCCCACAGGAAGCTGTGAAGAAGACCCCCAAGCAGGACTCCACCCTGGGTCGTTACGTCTACACCGACTACTCACGCTGTATCGGTTGCCACATCTGTGCCGACGTCTGCCCCACCGGCTACATCGAGATGGGCATGGGCGAGTAA
- a CDS encoding 5'-3' exonuclease, giving the protein MAKSQDKWLFLVDASVYIFRAWHAYPDDLFDEQGHSANAVHGFATFLCQLLERARPRHIGVAFDESLLTSFRNQIYPAYKANREPPPPELERQMKACRKLAELMGMTTYASDIYEADDLIGTLAIKMRPHGFRTAIVSRDKDLSQLLAERDVMWDFANDKKIRHSEVKAQYGAEAHQIIDLLALAGDAVDNIPGVPGVGRKTAEALLERLGSLDEIYERLDEVEFFSIRGAKRVKQLLQEHREMALISRQLTAIATDAPIEGAPENLERKELDQEALETFCEFHNFDRYLGERCLASRHL; this is encoded by the coding sequence ATGGCAAAATCCCAAGACAAGTGGCTCTTTCTGGTCGACGCCAGCGTCTACATCTTTCGTGCCTGGCACGCCTATCCCGATGACCTCTTCGACGAACAGGGGCACTCGGCCAATGCGGTACACGGTTTTGCGACCTTTTTATGCCAGTTGCTGGAGCGGGCGCGTCCCCGACATATCGGTGTCGCCTTCGATGAGAGTCTGCTGACCTCGTTCCGTAACCAGATCTATCCCGCCTACAAGGCCAATCGTGAGCCGCCACCGCCCGAGCTGGAGCGGCAGATGAAGGCGTGCCGCAAACTAGCTGAATTAATGGGGATGACAACCTACGCCAGCGATATCTACGAAGCGGATGATCTGATCGGCACTCTGGCGATCAAGATGCGCCCGCACGGATTTCGTACCGCAATTGTCAGTCGTGATAAGGATCTGAGTCAGCTGCTCGCTGAACGCGACGTGATGTGGGACTTCGCCAACGATAAGAAGATTCGCCACAGCGAGGTGAAGGCACAGTATGGTGCCGAGGCGCACCAGATCATTGATCTGCTGGCGCTGGCGGGTGATGCGGTCGATAACATTCCCGGTGTGCCGGGGGTGGGGCGCAAGACTGCAGAGGCGTTACTGGAGCGGCTCGGCTCGCTCGATGAGATCTATGAGCGGCTTGATGAGGTGGAGTTCTTCTCCATTCGTGGTGCTAAACGGGTGAAGCAGCTACTGCAGGAGCACCGGGAGATGGCGCTGATCTCACGCCAGCTCACCGCCATCGCCACCGATGCGCCGATCGAAGGAGCGCCTGAAAATCTGGAACGCAAGGAGCTCGATCAGGAGGCGCTTGAGACCTTCTGTGAGTTCCACAACTTTGATCGTTATCTGGGTGAGCGTTGTCTTGCCTCACGTCACCTATAG
- a CDS encoding fructosamine kinase family protein: MSLWQKIALRIAEESGEPFKLQGEHAIGGGCINSASRLKGESSSWFVKTNSADRLPMFEAEAAGLDELVASNTVHVPKPLCTGIESGSAYIVMENIEMGRDGRDSMARFGRELAAMHHTTQDRFGWYRDNTIGATHQPNSEMESWIEFYRDRRLGYQIDLAARKGAHALSEKGERLMAGLDAFFNDYTPQPSLLHGDLWSGNYAIDSHGVPVIFDPAVYFGDREADLAMSELFGSFGPTFYDAYHEAWPIDPGYSVRKTLYNLYHIINHFNMFGSGYLGQAESMLDRLRPRSVDHGATVLPLTISEVGSQIYRVLSSLLLRRHS, translated from the coding sequence ATGTCGCTGTGGCAAAAGATTGCACTTCGCATTGCTGAGGAGAGCGGGGAGCCGTTCAAGCTACAGGGTGAACACGCCATCGGTGGTGGCTGTATCAATAGCGCCAGTCGTTTAAAGGGTGAAAGCAGCAGCTGGTTTGTCAAAACCAACAGTGCCGACCGGCTACCGATGTTCGAGGCAGAGGCGGCCGGGCTGGATGAACTGGTCGCTAGTAATACGGTGCACGTGCCTAAGCCGCTCTGCACCGGTATTGAGTCGGGTTCGGCCTATATCGTGATGGAGAACATCGAGATGGGGCGTGATGGGCGTGACAGTATGGCGCGCTTTGGACGTGAGCTGGCGGCGATGCACCACACCACACAGGATAGGTTTGGCTGGTATCGCGATAACACCATCGGTGCTACCCATCAGCCCAATAGTGAGATGGAGAGTTGGATTGAGTTCTACCGTGACCGGCGGTTGGGCTATCAGATTGATCTGGCCGCAAGGAAGGGTGCGCATGCACTCTCGGAAAAGGGTGAGAGGCTAATGGCGGGTCTTGATGCCTTTTTCAACGATTACACTCCACAGCCCTCGTTGCTGCACGGCGATCTCTGGTCGGGTAACTACGCGATCGATAGCCACGGTGTGCCGGTGATCTTCGATCCGGCGGTCTACTTCGGTGATCGTGAGGCGGATCTGGCGATGAGCGAGTTATTCGGCAGCTTTGGTCCCACCTTCTACGATGCCTATCACGAGGCGTGGCCGATCGACCCCGGCTATTCGGTGCGCAAAACCCTCTACAACCTCTACCACATCATCAATCACTTCAATATGTTCGGTAGCGGCTACCTGGGGCAGGCCGAGTCGATGTTGGACCGGCTGCGTCCGAGATCAGTTGATCACGGCGCTACCGTATTACCTTTAACTATTAGTGAAGTGGGTTCACAGATTTATAGAGTGCTGAGTAGTCTTCTGCTTCGCCGGCACAGTTGA
- a CDS encoding NAD(P)-dependent oxidoreductase: MHIAFIGTGLMGNRMAKRLIESGHHLIAYNRTAERTTPLKEAGAEVAATAADAISSAEVVITMLTDAEAIESMLLNQDTHTALSGKTIIQMATIAPQQSRDLQAAIEAAGGRYLESPVLGSLPEAEAGTLILMVGATPEQFKQWQPLLTILGSNPRLIGPVGHAAAIKLAMNQLIASLTAAFSLSLGFVQREGLNIDSFMEIVRESALYAPTFDKKLDKMLSRNFSNPNFPVQHLLKDVDLFLDEANQIGLNTSILEGVRPLIEQALNCAGEAEDYSALYKSVNPLH, encoded by the coding sequence GTGCATATCGCATTTATCGGAACAGGCCTGATGGGCAACCGAATGGCCAAACGACTGATTGAGAGCGGCCACCATCTGATCGCCTATAACCGTACAGCGGAACGCACCACCCCACTCAAGGAGGCGGGCGCTGAGGTTGCTGCCACCGCTGCCGATGCGATAAGCAGCGCTGAGGTCGTCATAACCATGCTGACTGATGCCGAGGCGATCGAGTCGATGCTACTCAATCAGGACACACACACCGCGCTCAGTGGCAAGACCATCATCCAGATGGCCACCATCGCGCCGCAGCAGAGCCGTGACCTGCAAGCCGCCATTGAGGCCGCAGGCGGCCGCTATCTCGAATCTCCGGTTCTCGGTAGTCTGCCCGAGGCCGAAGCCGGCACGCTGATCCTGATGGTCGGTGCCACCCCCGAGCAGTTTAAACAGTGGCAGCCTCTACTCACCATACTCGGGAGCAATCCGCGCCTGATCGGGCCTGTCGGTCATGCCGCCGCAATCAAGCTGGCGATGAATCAGCTCATCGCCTCGCTCACCGCTGCCTTCTCCCTCAGCCTGGGTTTTGTTCAGCGCGAAGGGTTAAACATCGATAGCTTTATGGAGATCGTGCGCGAGAGCGCCCTCTATGCGCCCACCTTCGACAAGAAGCTCGACAAGATGCTCAGCCGTAACTTCAGCAACCCCAACTTTCCGGTGCAGCACCTGCTCAAAGATGTCGACCTGTTTCTCGACGAAGCCAACCAGATTGGCCTTAACACTTCGATTCTTGAGGGTGTGCGGCCATTAATTGAGCAGGCGCTCAACTGTGCCGGCGAAGCAGAAGACTACTCAGCACTCTATAAATCTGTGAACCCACTTCACTAA
- a CDS encoding YbgA family protein gives MTISSNLDNTVNTRITLGISACLLGEKVRYDGHHKYNGYIVETLGAHFDLSPFCPEVAAGLGVPRPTIRLVGKPATPQAVGTLDPNLNVTNKLERLGRRTAREMKSISGYILKARSPSCGMERVSVYPPKGPVVKKGVGRFAAKLMESNALLPIEEEGRLNDPELRDNFIERVFAYQRWQQLNSRRLTPKRLSEFHAAQKLCLMAHSPQAYRQLGQLISSASTQPLSTLKQTYATGLMDALNKRATPAKHCNVMQHILGYLKKSIDAEDKQELLELIDAFRQGQSTRAAPLTLLRHHFRKHPNGYIRQQHYLFPSPDESILRGL, from the coding sequence ATGACAATCTCGAGCAACCTCGATAACACCGTGAACACTCGCATCACACTCGGCATCAGCGCCTGCTTGCTGGGTGAGAAGGTGCGCTACGACGGCCATCACAAGTACAACGGCTACATTGTCGAGACACTCGGCGCACACTTTGATCTCTCCCCCTTCTGTCCCGAGGTGGCTGCTGGCCTGGGTGTGCCTCGCCCCACCATCCGCCTGGTAGGAAAACCTGCTACACCACAGGCCGTCGGCACGCTCGATCCTAACCTCAACGTCACCAACAAGCTCGAACGACTGGGCAGACGCACCGCTCGAGAAATGAAGTCGATCAGCGGCTACATTCTCAAGGCACGATCACCTAGCTGCGGCATGGAACGCGTATCGGTCTACCCGCCCAAAGGCCCCGTAGTAAAAAAGGGGGTGGGGCGTTTCGCCGCCAAACTGATGGAGAGCAATGCTCTGCTACCGATTGAGGAAGAGGGACGCCTCAATGATCCCGAGCTGCGCGACAACTTCATTGAACGGGTCTTCGCCTATCAGCGCTGGCAGCAACTCAATAGTCGGCGCCTCACGCCAAAGCGACTGAGCGAATTTCATGCCGCACAGAAACTCTGCCTGATGGCGCACAGTCCACAGGCCTACCGCCAGCTTGGACAACTGATATCCAGCGCTAGCACTCAACCACTTTCCACCCTGAAACAGACCTATGCCACCGGATTGATGGATGCGCTGAACAAGCGTGCCACCCCAGCCAAACACTGCAACGTGATGCAGCACATCCTGGGCTACCTGAAAAAGTCGATTGATGCCGAGGACAAACAAGAGCTACTTGAGCTCATTGATGCATTTCGTCAGGGCCAATCAACCCGCGCTGCGCCGCTCACCCTACTTCGCCACCACTTCCGTAAACATCCCAACGGCTACATCCGGCAGCAGCACTATCTCTTTCCGAGCCCTGACGAATCGATACTACGAGGCCTCTAG